The DNA region caggatcatgacctgagccgaaggcagtcgcccaaccaactgagccacccaggcgcccgctctcGTCTTTTCACGTGTTCCCCCGCCAACAAGGTTTAGCGCCACTGACCAGGGTGGTCTTTTTCCCCAGGACCTCCAGGACCTCGAGGCATGCCTGGTTCAGCTGGCAGAGAGGGTCCATCAGGGAAGCAGGGGAACGTAGGACCTCAAGGCCCACCTGGCCCTAAAGGAGAGGCCGGGCCCAAAGGTAGGTGGTTGGTATGTGGCTTGtctgggagagagaggggaggagtaTGGTGGCGGTCCAGGCTGGGACCTCAGGCAGCAAGCTCAGAGGGCCAGGAAAAGCCCAGACGGTCAGCGCTGGGTAGGCCAAGTCGtggccccttcctctccctccttcccacaatGGTGGCGTTTTCCTGTTCACCTCCCTGGAGGAAGCCCTGTAAGGGGCACCTTCTCCCCAGTTGGCTCTCTCCCCCTGGAGCGGTGGGTGAAAACTCCAGGACTGAACACACTCTCAGCAACATTTGTCCCAACTGGTTCCTTCCTCAGGAGAAGCGGGTGTGGCCGGCAAGCCGGGCTCTGCAGGGACACAAGGTCCCACAGGTGTTAAAGGAGAGAGAGGTGCCCCGGGTGAGCACGGAGCCCCTGGGAGTGCTGGGGCAGCAGGTGAGTGATGGAAGGGGCTAGGGCCGGGCTCCGGTTCCTTGTGTCCCTCTGGTGCTGCCGATGGCCATCTCTCCACCACCGTCACTCATCACGTCAGAGCTGGTGTGACCAGGAGGGGAGAGTCTACGGCCAAGGAGGGTGACTGCTGGGCTCTGGGAGCTGTCTGCATCGAGGGAGAGTGACACGTGAGCAACAGGGCTAGTCTAGGTGCCAGAGAGGTGGGTCTTTGGGTGATGGGATGGTCAGCGTAAGGAGAGGGTGCATGGCTGGGTTCTGGGAACAGTCTGTATAGGGGAAGGGGGACCATAGGCCAGTTGGATGGTCCATGTACTGGGAGGCTGAAAATGCTGGGAAACGTGTACAGAGCTCACCCAGCTCTTCTTCTGTGATCCCAGGACCTGCTGGAGCCATGGGTCCACCGGGACCTCCAGGTGCCAAAGGGCCCCCGGGACTGAAGGGGGACAGAGGTGCTCCTGGGAACAAAGGAGCGAAGGGAGAGAGTGCGCTTCCGGGTAAGGCGGCATCTGCCAGATTTGGGAGTTcccacagggtgggggcagggggaggaaggtggTGCTCTTATCTGTCAGGACAGCCTATCCTCTCCGACTTCGGCCCCATTAATCATGGGGAGTGGTGGGAAACAGGAAAGCTagcaggcaggaaggcaggagaaTTAGGCTCTGGTTTTAGACTTACTCAGTGGAGGGCAACCCTGGGCAGCTTTTCCATCTGATCACTGGGGAAAGCATAGCCCCCTTCCCGACTCAAAGCATAGTTTGAGTATCAAATAACCCAATGGATGGGAAGTATTCCTATCCCCCCCAAAAGAGGTGCTATGGGATGCCCAGAATTTGGAGTTCAAATGTCATGCGGTCAGTGTCTGTGAGGTGCAGGGACCTGCTTGTGGGACACTTAGTTCATAGCAGAACCACGGGAAATCTGGGAGGAACAGGGGTCGGTTATGTCAGCAGATGTGGGCTTCTTAGGACCTGGTCCCAGCAGCTTAGCCCACCCCAAGTATGTGCCTGCAACTGGGCACCCTTCCCTTGAGGCCTAGGCTCTGAGCTGATCCCAGGCTACACTGGGCTTACCTTCCCTCGGCCTCTCTCTTCGGCAGACATCACTGATCTGAGGCAGCAGGTGGAGGCCTTGCACGGACAGGTACAACACCTCCAGAATGCCTTCTCTCAGTATAGGAAAGGTAAGTTCCTGGGCCTGACTGGAGCCAGGCACCAAGGCTAGGCCCCCGACTGGGTCTGGACCTTGGTTTGGCATTGGCTGGGTTTGGGTCTAGGATTGGAATGGGTTGGGACCACATTTAGGGCTGGACCTGGCTCTGGGGCAAGGTCTGGGGCTGAGAATAGGGCTGGGACAGAGCATACTCCAGGATCTGCAAGTAGATACAAGAGACATATAGGAGGATGTGGCCCTATCGCCAGTTCAGTGGGGTGACAGAAGTATGGTAGATGTTATCAGGCTCTAGGATGCCCCCAGTATCACAGCCACCTGTGACCCAGTCAGTGCCCTAAACCCTGCCTACCCCGTGCTGGTCCCTGTGATAGACAGTGGACACCCAACCCAAGATGTATTCCTAACATCTGTGGGGCCCTGTGTGTGAGTGCCCAGAGACGTTGCTTCACGGCCCAAGGCAGCAGAGAATCCAGACACTGTCCTGAGAGCCGGGGCTGGGATGCTGCTCTTGGGGTTCAAGGCTGGTGGGGGCCTGGCCTTGCCGTGTGGCCAATCAAGTACCTCACCCTGGACATGCTCAAGGTTCTGACAGGGGGCTGGCTGCCTCTGGGCTCCAGCCAGTACTCTCCCTGAACCTCCCCCGGTGTTTGAAGCAGAGAGTCTTCCCTAACCCTGGAATGCTGCCGAGGCAGGGGCCCCCAGGAGTACATGCCTGAGTGCCCTGTGCCCTTTGGAATCTCCACCTCAGTCCTTGACTGCCCGCCCTCCTCATCTGCTCTCCCTGACTTCAGCACTGAGTCTACATCACTCATCCAATCTccctgatccaaaaaaaaaaaaaaaagaacagttttctGAAGGAGTAGAGCATAAAGGGGCCTGACTGGGTAAGACACAGGGTTGTCCCCTAAGTACTTAAGTAGCAAGGATGAGAGTTTCAGGTATTGGGTATGTCTTCCTCGCTCCACAAACATATTTGCCCATGCGTTCACTCACTCCTATGCCCACTGCTGCACACAAAGTGGAACGTGTCCATAGGCTCCAGCCACGTGGGTGTACTCAAATACCTTCACTCACCCCGCACCATGACATccatgagcacaagcagaggtaTGCACGTGTAGGTATGCTCACGTATCTGGATGGTGGGTGCTGCCGTGCACCTTCACACGAATACATGGACATGTTTGTGTATGCACGTGTGTACGCACCCAGATGCAGGGACATAATGTGAACCCCCGCACGGGCCCCGTCCAGGGCTGCTTCAAGTGCCATCCTGAGCCTGTGGAGCATCTGTGCCCCGAGTCCGTGTTGAAGGTCCCCAGAGGAgggcagtggggctggggcagccTGAGCCTAACCAGCCCAGGGAGGCCAGGGCGCAGCCCTCTCGGGAGCCCTGAGGATTTCCATGCCTGAGGCCAAAAGCGGATGGGATGGACTGAAAAGAGATACTCGATATGTCCCATGGGTGATGCTTTTATGAAGTGTGCccccactttagagatgaggaatTAGAAGGCCTGAAAAGGGAAGTGACTTTCCTTTGCCCACCTAGACAGCCATTGCCAGGGGTGGAACCCCTGGCTTCTGATTCCCAAATAGGGCTCTCCCAGGACCggtccccaccccctgccaccgCACCGCTGAGGtgcctgcacccccctcccccagctccccggGGAGGCTGACTGGCTGGGGCATCACGCATGTGGGTACCAAGGGGCCAACATGGGTCTGCAGTGAGTGCCGAGATTAGCACATCGAGGCTTTCGGATGCCCCCCCGCCCTTGCCCCCACCCACCACATAGCAACCCCACAGACCTGCTCTTATGCAGGGTCTGATTTTCATACTCTCAGAAACTACCCCAACCGCCACACTGACATCTCCACGGCCAAAGTCATTCCAATCCCCAGTGACCCCAGCACACAACGTGGGGTGAAGTAGGAAGAGCATGTTCTAGCTCTAGTGTCCCAGCAAACAAGGTTTAATCCTCGCCCTACATTTGGCAGGCCTGTGACTTTGGGCCtcttacttaacctccctgagctcCAGGGTCCTCATCTGTAACTGCAGCCCACAGGACCTCCTCCCAGCGTTCACTGTGAAGTCAGGGCTGCTCTGGAACCAAGTGCCTCACTTTTGTCCTATCTGGTGCCCTGATACCCCACCGGGGAGgcctgggcgggggaggggggctccagTTGGAGCACAAAGGTCTCAGAGCCCCTGAGCTGGGGCCAGGTGCTGCCATAACCCCAATCTAACTCTCTTCTTCTCTTAGTGGAGCTCTTCCCCAACGGCCGAGCTGTTGGGGAGAAGATCTTCAAGACAGCGGGTTTTGAAAAGACTTTTGAGGACGCGCAGCAGGTGTGTATGCAGGCGGGGGGACAGATGGCCTCCCCACGCTCTGCAGCCGAGAACGAGGCCCTGCAGGAGCTGGCCACTGTTCAGAACAAGCCTGCTTTCCTGAGCATGACCGACATCAAGACAGAGGGCAATTTCACCTACCCCACCGGGGAGCCCCTGGTCTATTCCAACTGGGCCCCGGGGGAACCCAACAACAATGGCGGCTCAGAGAACTGTGTGGAGATCTTTACCAACGGCAAGTGGAACGACAAGGTCTGCAGGGAGCCGCGCCTGGTGGTCTGCGAGTTCTGAGCCGCGGGGGCCGGCGGGGAGCCTGGCCAGCGAGTGGGGGCCCAGGCCCGTGTGCTGCCAATGCCCCAATAAAATGGCGCCGCCTCTGCCGGCCAGGGCTTCTCCGCAGAGCCGTGGGGGGTGGCCAGAAGGCAGGTCCCCGCGGAACGCCTCTCTCCGAGTCAGATGGCTTCACACACACAAGACCTGTCAGGAAGAAGGGGCCCGCTGCTCTCCCAGTGGCAAGGAATAAAATTGGGTCCCCACGACCTCCCCATGGCAAAATCCAGTGGCTCCTCCTCAGCCGTCCTCCTCCTCACACTCTCAGCCACGTTTGACTGGCTGACCAGCCATGCcctgccctcttcctcctcttccagaGCAGCTTCCAGAGCAGCGCTCTTGCTGACTTTTGTCTCGGCCTCGTCAGCCTCGTTTGCTCCTCCCTTCTTGACCGCTTCATGCCGCGGTGGgggcccctgctctccctccgTTCTCTTCTGGCCCGACTCACTCCAGGTAGAACTCATCCTGTCCAAGGCTTCGAATTCCTTCTCCTGACAGCTCCCATGTGCATATCCCTGTTGGGGGACCTCTCCCTGAACCCCAGGCTCCTCTAGCCAATGCAAGCTGGAGCCCCGGGGCTGGCAGTCCTCAGCGGCTGCCTCTTACTTCAAGGCCGGCgcccaggaagtggcagagggcagggggatgACCTGGCGGCGAGTGTCTGCCTCCCCCGACTGCATGGCCCTATGCCCAGTAGACCGGGCCTCATCCTTGCACGGCCCAGGAGCTCTCTCTCTTCATGTCATATGGCTGCCTCTCGGTTCATGGGAGGGAGTTCCATCCACACAACCCCAGATCCATCTGGAATCTCAGGCACGGAGGGTGTCCAGCCAGGCTCACATTTATCCCCAACCTTCGTCTGGCCTGACAGTTCCGGGAACGTTCTTTCTCCACTCCGCCCCAGAGGTAGTCTCGTCAAAGGTTCCTCCTTTTACAGCTCTGGAAACCAGGACGCAGAGCACGCCGGGAGTCACATGTGGCCCCAGCAGTACAGTTCAGTCATGCCAAAGTCGTCTCACCTCAGAGCTTATACTTTTGGCCTATACATTTTTAGGCCAAAGTCCTCTGCATGAATTTAGTCAATTTTATTGACACAGTACTGCAAAAgaattttttggtattttcttttcttctttttatttatttatttatttttaaagattttatttatttatttgagacagagagaatgagagagagcacatgagaggggggagggtcagagggagaagcaggctccccgccaagcagggaccccgatgcgggactcgatcccgggactccaggatcatgacctgagccgaaggcagtcgcttaaccgactgagccacccaggcacccttttcttcttttttttaattaagtttttattttaattccagttagttagcatacagagttatattagtttcaggtgtagagtatagcgattcaacagttccatacatcaccctgtgctcaccATGACTAAGTACTACAAAGAATGTAAatgagagatgcctgggtggctcagtcggttaagcatctgccttcggctcaggtcatgatcccagggtcttgggatcgagccccgcatcaggctccttgctcagcagggagcctgcttctccctctgcctgccactccccctgcttgtgctctctctctctctgacattaaaaaaaaaaacaaacaaaaacccaaaaatataaatgaacctATGCTTAAGAAATTGGAATGACACCTGGGTGAAGCACAGGCTCATAGGAGGGGGTCATGCCCTTCCCCTAGACAGAGAGCCAACCACTCTCTCCCTTGTTCCCAGAGACCATGAGCTCTGCCCTTTCTGGCCCTTCCTCAATGGGTCCCCCTGGTCCTCTGCCCAACACTCCTGCAGCCACATCCGGTACATAGGACAGCAGGCCTGAAAACAAAACCGCATCTCCCACCAGCACACAGCTCAGGTGCTCTGCCACGATCTTTCTCCTGTTACTAAAAAAATCCCCAATTCCTGGCAGCTTCTGAAATATAAGTcagttccgggcgcctgggtggctcagtcgttgagcgtctgccttcggctcaggtcgtgatcccggggtcctggggtcgagtcccacatcgggttccctcctcggcgggaagcctgctctccctctcccgctcccgctgcttgtgttcctgctctcgctatctctgtctctgtcaaataaataaataaaatctttaaaaaaaaaaaaaaaaataattaaaaaaaaaaaaaaaagaaatataagtcaGTTCCACAGTAAGGGCAAACAACTCTCCAGCACAGAGGCCACACTTGGACACTCTCACTGAGGGAGCTTAGAAaggcctttttgtttgtttgtttgtttttaattgcaaaCATGAAGAACAACTGAATCGAGCTTTAAGCGAAATAGGAGCGTTTCTTCTAAGAACAGAGAGTTGTGAATTGGCCCAAGGAGGACTGGGAGACAGCGTCTGCTGTTTCCCTGGCTTCTGCAtccttgcctcttcctccttcccaccccagcttcctcttcttcccactcTCTTGACTGCCCACGTAGGGCGAAACGTGTGTCACAGAAATCGCCGCCCAGAGATAAGAAACTCTTGCTTGATAGCAATTCAAAACTCCTATGAAAATGAGTCTGTCTCAGATGCCCGCCTCTGGTCCAATCACCTAAACCTGGAGGGTGGGTGCGCACAGGACAATATGGCCACTGGGATCCATGGAAGGTCATGGTGGTTTGGGCAGACCCTCTAAAAGGGATCACTATCCATCCTGACACTTAAGCCAAGCCTATTTCTTgacaagagagaaggaaagagtgcAGCACTATGTGACTcagtaggaaggaaagaaatcttcTGTGATGTTGAAGGCTGGGAATGCTGAGACCCCAAACCCTAGGAAGAGGGGGCCGATCTATCTGCACCGTGGGGCCGCAGGGGCCTGGTTTGCTCTCCAGCATTTGGGCTCTGGTCATTTGGGCTCTGTAGACACAGCTTGACTAATGCAGAGGACTGAGGCAAGCATTTCAGAAAATTCAGGCCTGAGCCCATTCCTGAACTAGAGGCCTCCCTTGCAAGTACTTCTATCATGGGCAAAGGTCAACACAGATCTTAAACATTATCAGCCCCATCCCAATCATAGTAGCCATGGTCCCTGCTTTAGTAGCCTAGGTGCCATGTAAAGCCCGGGCTGTGTGATTCTTATGATCTCAGGAGATGTTGTGACCCTCACAGTGCCAGGTGACATCATGGGAGAAGACTGGGATCCTTCCCTGTTTGGACAGGGGACAACCACAGCAGTTTCATAGGGAAGGCCCTGTTCAGTTTAACAGAAGATTCTCAAGTTACTCCCTGGTTCTCAACCCTCCTGGCACCAAACCAGCCCATGTCCCGCAATGAACAGCCAGTGGGGAGACCTCTGATGTTTGCTTTTTCAGGATCCTAGGTTTCTTCTGAATTCCCTTGATATAAAAGGGAATTGCTTACGTGGAGGGCATTCTCCATCACTCTTATCTTTTGCATGTCCTTAACCCAAGGTTAATAGTGTGCTTGACTTTTCAAGT from Neomonachus schauinslandi chromosome 6, ASM220157v2, whole genome shotgun sequence includes:
- the SFTPD gene encoding pulmonary surfactant-associated protein D, with product MLLLPLSVLILLTQPLRSLGAEMKTYSQRAAASTCTLVMCNPVENGLPGRDGRDGREGPRGEKGDPGLPGAVGRAGMPGPVGLAGPKGDNGSAGEPGPKGDSGPSGPPGPRGMPGSAGREGPSGKQGNVGPQGPPGPKGEAGPKGEAGVAGKPGSAGTQGPTGVKGERGAPGEHGAPGSAGAAGPAGAMGPPGPPGAKGPPGLKGDRGAPGNKGAKGESALPDITDLRQQVEALHGQVQHLQNAFSQYRKVELFPNGRAVGEKIFKTAGFEKTFEDAQQVCMQAGGQMASPRSAAENEALQELATVQNKPAFLSMTDIKTEGNFTYPTGEPLVYSNWAPGEPNNNGGSENCVEIFTNGKWNDKVCREPRLVVCEF